The Episyrphus balteatus chromosome 3, idEpiBalt1.1, whole genome shotgun sequence genome segment agcatctgcaaaaaaaatttaactcaaatttaaccaggtgccagagcccaataaaatttttaacagctgaaaattttttagtaacctcaatagtgtcaaaaattttacatgctgtcaactatttaacgcaattcagattttatactccgatagattgccagacatctctagaatatactcaccaaatatgaaatctttgtattaatggaaaggtccttcgcttcgcaattttccattttttatattatccttctagtaaaaaaaatcatgtttttataaatcggctttttagctggtttctttacatattcttgtaggaaattgaacgctctacaaataAGGCCTTGGACACCactttcgtttatctaaccgtttaaaagatatttgacgtccaaaaatcttaattttgtaaaaaattaaatttaattaaaaaattaattaaattattaaacatacatacagccctataattctcagcaagcgatattaaaaaaaatgttagtgggAGCTAATACCAGACTAAAAGTTCCGTAGAACTGTCGGTTTTTCTAAGGTGGGCCATtgattttctagggtgggcctggcCCACCCAGGACCCCCCCTTCCTACGCGCATGGATAAATCTAATAGTTACGATGATAATATCCCCTTCTCATTGCTAAAATAAATAACCATTTAAGAAAGCTTTGTGAAATAATTtctgattttaaaattactttaacgaaaatgcatttattttttattcttgcaACAataaatcgcaggtaacatgagttaccaaattAATGTAatgtgagttacctaaataatttaaaatatttcatcgaaatattgaaaaaatgtttggttttctttattgaaaacaaattaagattctaaATATCACAGAAATACTTCATACTGTCGGGCTCTTAAaactcgtgtccgatttttgtaacgtgagttaccaacagacttttatttttcccaagcaaatgcttgaaataaagaaaaatgtattaggtacttaattatgaaagtaatagttatgcttaATTAATGGACAGtattttcgtatcaatttatattacattttgacaaaaaataatctatttatgtattggaaatttttgtgaatgtaacgtgctTTACAATGGAAGTGCCCATACTATTTGAAGAAATCACTTGTAAATTCCCATAATTCAATAAAGAACCTTTAGAATGTAAGGATCATTGAATTCCTTTGAGAATCTCATTTTTCCTTCGTTCTTGTCCTTCCGGATCCATTTTTGCTGCTATGTTAGTTTCTGCTATATCGTTGGTTATAAAGCGATAGTGGGACCACTAtttgtttggacctatgggttTCGAATAACTAGGGTTGAGAGTATGGTATTACTTTAGTATTCGAGAACTAGTTTTCCAATCCTCGGCACGCAAGTTTATAACACTAATCCAAGCCTTTTAATTGGTTCAATAGCTTATTTCATTCTCATAGTAGTAATAGAAAAGCCGCTTTGACTAACTTACTATGTATATTTATGTTATCATTAGAATTAGGATAAAAGTTCATAGAAAATATTAGGGaaacatatttaattatttgtttattaatctAATCTTACAGAAGCGCTCGAAAAGATCCAGCACAACCTTCTCGAACTTATGGCAGTTTCgtgcaattgaaaaattataaaattacaaatagtTCGTCAGTACCTCCACGCAATGCACCCCTTCCAACACTTCCCCGGCTTCCACGCATACCCCGGCAAGTATATCAATCTAGACATGCGCCACCGCTTTACCAAAGAAAGCTTCCTACACCAGTTGAACGCTTGCCGGGAAGTGACAAGTTTTATGCATTTGGACAATTTTTAACATCATCACTTATAGAGTTGCCAGAAAAAGAAGCTTTAGTCTTGGTAGATCAGTTTACTTCGGAATTAGTGCAGGCCTATTTGGCCAAAAATACTGATAATGATAAGCCCAACCAGGAACAGGATAAAGGCCCAGCGAAAGTTGTTGATTGTAATGGACATACCGATGACGTGGTAAtagaatgaaaattaaaaacaaaaaaaggctagttttaagttatttttagtCGTCATTAATTCTTATTTTCTCTGTCAAACAATTTGTATGTATTAATTAACTCAAATGTATGTACTTTTAATAAGTAAGCATAATCTTTTAAGCAAAATACATGCGGACATCAACTGGTAATGAAATATTTCTGCGATTAATATACATactgaaaatattaattgagcatatatttaattatataaaaatgacaaaagtGGTTTCATATTGTATATTGCATTGATTTCTTGTATAGTATGGAtgtattttgcaaaaaagtatTGACTTAATAGAAGtgtttaatgtttgtttttttaagttttctttgaaTAATAATATAGTTTATAAttatacctatatttttgtgtttttgcaaaaaaaaattaatgcaagaTTTTCGAAAGCTCATGTTTACAGTCTGAATAAAAGAATGTgtcttatttcaaaatattaccatatttgttttttaattgatctaaaatttttctttttattcggCCATTAACGacacaaaaaaattacgcaAATCGGGGTTTGCGCAGATTTTTACTTGCTCCAGGGCAAGtatggtttcgtgtagaaaaaatttcgaggttttaatcaaagcCAACATAACAaagatggagaagtccgaagaATTGGTTTAGGGAATTTtgcaatcttttggcatcaattaatttatgaaatttaagaaaaatttttgaaaaaaatttgtttttgttcacaaaaatcttcaattaaatttaaaaaatcaaaacggcaacaccggcaatttttaatctatagactttaaagtatttttaattaccgacgtttgaaaaaaaagatcatcaaaatcttagctgttcggccgggttccctaatattgcaaatttttgatctttagttactccactatcgatagattttgaaaaaggtatcattcataactgtaagtattgccgttgtttctaaatattttttttttatttatcattttgtaagaaaattgtaACCGATTCcatcataaaaaattattgtattgaaccgctccaaaaaaaaacgttatcagTATTTGGCGCCAAAGTTAGCGTAATATGTACTTAGATAatataaataaactaaaatttttgcTCTTTAAAGAAATTGTTGAATGCAATGATGTTCATTGATCTCGTTGCCAAATCGAGTTTGAACTTTATagtgctttttaaaattcaatgtcTAAATTGGCATTTACATTTTAGACGAGCATTTACCTAACTAttatgcttttattttttaatctatagGATTTATCAAATTAGTGGGATGAAGTTTATTTTGTCTCTATGACAAAACACTTTGaattaaagtttaaacaaaagatacagaatattattattatttttcctattcATAGCAAAAACTTTGTACATTTCAGGAAGTACCTACGCAATTggtaaacaaaatcaaaaatacaaacTCCCAATTGGAATGTAAAATGTTCCCTATCTTAAAATAAACCTGACAACAAAACTATTTCACCTTTGCATTTAAAATGCAATCGAGCGGCAGATTTTCCTATTCTTATTCTATAATTAGGATTGCCGGGAAagagttgttctttttttgcgAACGAAAAATGTGGAAGATTAGTCGTGGGTAtacctaaagtttttttttttaatggtttatgTAGATGTAGCTTCTAATCAAGCAAACATATTGCATTAGGCACGCCTCATGATGGCGatataaaattgatcgaacaaacA includes the following:
- the LOC129916920 gene encoding uncharacterized protein LOC129916920, with product MVQIRNKYHVEKKRLENLKIDNPKAFTESKWPLYEQLAFLSEHIPIRRSFRTMRCRRKYSESEYVMKSEADTDGSDADREGEFAYRSARKDPAQPSRTYGSFVQLKNYKITNSSSVPPRNAPLPTLPRLPRIPRQVYQSRHAPPLYQRKLPTPVERLPGSDKFYAFGQFLTSSLIELPEKEALVLVDQFTSELVQAYLAKNTDNDKPNQEQDKGPAKVVDCNGHTDDVVIE